The following coding sequences lie in one Myxococcus xanthus genomic window:
- a CDS encoding acyl-CoA desaturase, giving the protein MQTPSPALPAADERLNWLSSVPFFAVHLMCLFVFAVGAKPVDVAVCVGLYVVRMWGITAGFHRYFSHRAFKTGRVFQFILAFVGSMSAQKGVLWWAAHHRHHHRYSDQAEDIHSPLQKGFWWSHAGWILSDKYNDTRMEGIKDFARFPELVWLNRFHLVPPVLLAVALYFIGGFSMLVWGFFVSTTLLWHGTFTINSLSHIFGKRRYKTTDTSRNNWLLALVTLGEGWHNNHHFHQNTANQGWFWWEVDLSYYSLKVLSWFKVVEGLRLPSEATKYAFQKYTDEERAALAAPTRFWGASGARAQFVATKAAGDAARAASDAAKAAGDKVREALTAAADHLPTSAPPSSAMLKRR; this is encoded by the coding sequence TTGCAGACACCGTCTCCAGCCCTGCCCGCGGCGGATGAGCGCCTCAACTGGCTCTCCTCCGTCCCCTTCTTCGCAGTCCACCTGATGTGCCTGTTCGTCTTCGCCGTCGGGGCGAAGCCGGTGGACGTGGCCGTGTGCGTCGGCCTCTACGTCGTGCGCATGTGGGGCATCACCGCGGGCTTCCACCGGTACTTCTCCCACCGGGCCTTCAAGACGGGACGTGTCTTCCAGTTCATCCTCGCCTTCGTGGGCAGCATGTCCGCGCAGAAGGGCGTGCTGTGGTGGGCGGCGCACCACCGCCACCACCACCGCTATTCAGACCAGGCGGAGGACATCCACTCGCCCCTGCAGAAGGGCTTCTGGTGGAGCCACGCGGGGTGGATTCTCTCCGACAAGTACAACGACACCCGCATGGAGGGCATCAAGGACTTCGCCCGCTTCCCGGAGCTGGTGTGGCTCAACCGCTTCCACCTGGTGCCGCCCGTCCTGCTGGCCGTGGCCCTCTACTTCATCGGCGGCTTCTCCATGCTGGTGTGGGGCTTCTTCGTCAGCACCACCCTGCTGTGGCACGGCACCTTCACCATCAACTCGCTCAGCCACATCTTCGGCAAGCGCCGCTACAAGACGACGGACACCAGCCGGAACAACTGGCTGCTGGCGCTCGTCACCCTGGGCGAGGGGTGGCACAACAACCACCACTTCCATCAGAACACCGCCAACCAGGGCTGGTTCTGGTGGGAGGTGGACCTCAGCTACTACTCCCTGAAGGTGCTCTCCTGGTTCAAGGTGGTGGAGGGGCTGCGGCTTCCCTCCGAGGCCACGAAGTACGCGTTCCAGAAGTACACCGACGAGGAGCGCGCGGCGCTGGCGGCCCCCACCCGCTTCTGGGGTGCTTCAGGCGCGCGGGCCCAGTTCGTGGCCACGAAGGCCGCGGGCGATGCGGCGCGGGCCGCCAGTGACGCGGCGAAGGCCGCGGGCGACAAGGTGCGTGAGGCCCTGACGGCCGCCGCGGACCACCTGCCCACCTCCGCGCCGCCATCCTCCGCCATGCTCAAGCGGCGGTAG
- a CDS encoding chloride channel protein encodes MGRFVHAALRASNRLRLPGPSVLPVAGAVVGLYSGLAAGIFSNLIGLVSGLTFGAASLKHTLRQGQFQSLMEAFAAARWHPEYAFIGVPLASGALLLARIIEPGGPRDEVKRRLRLLALLTLGGLSLYYPLVALSALNSVFGHSHNLPEALPHLPWWLMLLAPTLGGVVVGRLLRDRPETHGHGVPEVVRAVKSGANALPADRGLLKLVASAITIGSGGSAGREGPIVYGGAAFASTVGRVLGFSRKELSILLACGAGAGISASFNAPIAGAVFAMEIILREFELRVFSPIILASVAGTLVSQGVMGESAMLRHVPYELVSGGEVLAYAGLGITCGLLAFTFVQLLHGVEHYFHGHGKDRLSPWLGSKPLPLRAGLGGLCAGILAFASPTVWGSGHDYINLAALGRLPFLFLITACLLKLVATAITIGSGGSGGTFFPAALIGAMAGGAFGTLVHYFFPESTGPSGAYALVGMGGAVAALTRGPLTGMMMLYELSGNHDIILPLMVTCTIASALCHYLTERKTPKVQSDADLLEATPVRSLMAHLTPVPAGTPLRALTDLLLTSEAGTLPVLDTVGRIYGTVQVEQLREVWRDESVYPLLVASDLARKLPALSPDANLSHALHVMDHEDVDALPVSVPAGSPTCGLLTRAAVRRFLFAQHAQAHASGDYPVSPTEAS; translated from the coding sequence ATGGGCCGCTTCGTCCACGCCGCGCTGAGAGCGTCCAACCGCCTGCGGCTGCCGGGCCCCTCAGTCCTACCGGTGGCGGGCGCGGTGGTCGGCCTGTACAGCGGGCTGGCGGCCGGCATCTTCTCCAACCTCATTGGCCTGGTGAGCGGGCTCACCTTCGGGGCGGCCTCGCTGAAGCACACGCTTCGCCAGGGCCAGTTCCAGTCGCTCATGGAGGCGTTCGCCGCGGCCCGCTGGCATCCGGAGTACGCCTTCATCGGCGTGCCCCTGGCATCCGGCGCGCTGCTGCTGGCGCGCATCATCGAGCCGGGCGGGCCCCGTGACGAGGTGAAGCGCCGGCTGCGCCTGCTGGCCCTGCTGACGCTGGGCGGGCTGTCGCTCTACTACCCGCTGGTGGCGCTGTCCGCGCTCAACAGCGTGTTCGGACACAGCCACAACCTGCCCGAGGCGCTGCCCCACCTGCCCTGGTGGCTGATGCTGCTGGCGCCCACGCTGGGCGGCGTGGTGGTGGGCCGGCTGCTGCGGGACAGGCCCGAGACGCATGGCCATGGCGTCCCCGAGGTGGTGCGGGCGGTGAAGAGTGGCGCCAATGCCCTGCCGGCGGACCGGGGCCTGCTGAAGCTGGTGGCGTCCGCCATCACCATTGGCAGCGGCGGCTCGGCGGGCCGTGAGGGGCCCATCGTCTACGGGGGCGCGGCGTTCGCCTCCACCGTGGGCCGGGTGCTGGGCTTCAGCCGCAAGGAGCTGTCCATCCTCCTGGCGTGCGGCGCGGGCGCGGGCATCTCCGCGTCCTTCAACGCCCCCATCGCCGGCGCCGTGTTCGCGATGGAAATCATCCTTCGCGAGTTCGAGCTGCGCGTCTTCTCCCCCATCATCCTGGCCAGCGTGGCCGGCACCCTGGTGAGCCAGGGCGTCATGGGTGAGTCCGCCATGCTCCGGCACGTTCCCTACGAGCTGGTCAGCGGCGGCGAGGTGCTGGCCTACGCGGGCCTGGGCATCACCTGTGGGCTGCTCGCCTTCACCTTCGTGCAGTTGCTGCACGGCGTGGAGCACTACTTCCATGGCCATGGGAAGGACCGGCTGTCCCCGTGGCTGGGCAGCAAGCCGCTGCCGCTGCGCGCGGGACTGGGCGGTCTGTGCGCCGGCATCCTGGCCTTCGCCAGCCCCACCGTCTGGGGCAGCGGGCACGACTACATCAACCTGGCCGCGCTGGGACGGCTGCCCTTCCTGTTCCTCATCACCGCGTGTCTGCTGAAGCTGGTGGCCACGGCCATCACCATCGGCTCGGGCGGCTCGGGCGGGACGTTCTTCCCGGCGGCGCTCATTGGCGCCATGGCGGGCGGCGCCTTCGGCACCCTGGTGCACTACTTCTTCCCGGAGAGCACAGGCCCCAGTGGCGCGTATGCCCTGGTGGGCATGGGCGGCGCGGTGGCGGCGCTCACCCGCGGCCCGCTCACGGGCATGATGATGCTGTACGAGCTGAGCGGGAATCACGACATCATCCTGCCGCTGATGGTGACGTGCACCATCGCCTCGGCGCTCTGCCACTACCTCACCGAGCGGAAGACGCCGAAGGTCCAGAGCGACGCGGACCTGCTGGAGGCCACCCCCGTCCGCTCGCTGATGGCCCACCTGACACCCGTGCCCGCGGGCACGCCGCTGCGGGCGCTGACGGACCTGCTGCTCACCTCCGAGGCGGGCACCCTGCCCGTCCTGGACACCGTGGGCCGTATCTACGGCACCGTGCAGGTGGAGCAACTGCGCGAGGTGTGGCGCGACGAATCCGTGTACCCGCTGCTGGTGGCCAGTGACCTGGCGCGCAAGCTGCCCGCGCTCTCCCCCGACGCGAACCTGTCCCATGCCCTCCACGTCATGGACCACGAGGACGTGGACGCCCTGCCCGTCAGCGTCCCGGCGGGCAGCCCCACCTGCGGGCTGCTCACCCGCGCCGCGGTGCGCAGGTTCCTCTTCGCGCAGCATGCCCAGGCCCACGCGTCGGGCGACTACCCTGTCAGCCCCACCGAGGCGAGTTGA
- a CDS encoding glycosyltransferase family 4 protein has protein sequence MRMASGMEGQETHAPPREGRHAHGNDVTSSRTVRRVLMTADAVGDVWTYALELTRALAPHGVEVTLATMGAPLTSAQWAEARGIPNLSVEEGRFRLEWMEDPWDDVRSAGDWLLALERRVRPDVVHLNGYVHGALPWLHRPLVVGHACRLSWWRAVKGEDAPACHARYREAVTAGLGAAGRVVTPSRDLLDSLQMHYGPLTAAEVIPHARRADRVPPRSEREPFILSVGSPWDAAKNVAVLDAAAPRLGWPVRLAGDARHPSERKAEPRHLQWMGHLEPHVLAEWMSRASIYVLPARYAPFGLTALEAALSGCALVLGDIPALREVWGDGAACFVPPDDVDALVETLERLREDTGLRTRLALRARAWALTYTPRRMASRYLSAYASLIGTRDALSPAGTPTQ, from the coding sequence ATGCGCATGGCGAGTGGAATGGAAGGCCAGGAGACCCATGCCCCACCCCGCGAGGGCAGGCATGCGCACGGCAATGACGTCACGTCGAGCCGGACGGTGCGGCGGGTGCTGATGACGGCCGACGCCGTGGGCGACGTCTGGACGTACGCGCTGGAGCTGACCCGGGCGCTCGCGCCGCACGGGGTGGAGGTGACGCTGGCGACCATGGGGGCGCCGCTCACCAGCGCGCAGTGGGCGGAGGCGCGAGGCATCCCCAACCTCTCCGTGGAGGAAGGGCGCTTCCGGTTGGAGTGGATGGAGGACCCGTGGGACGACGTGCGCTCGGCGGGCGACTGGTTGCTCGCGCTGGAGCGCCGGGTGCGTCCGGACGTGGTGCACCTCAATGGCTACGTGCACGGGGCGCTGCCGTGGCTGCACCGGCCCCTGGTGGTGGGGCACGCATGCAGGCTGTCCTGGTGGCGGGCGGTGAAGGGCGAGGACGCGCCCGCGTGCCATGCGCGCTATCGCGAGGCTGTCACCGCGGGCCTGGGCGCGGCGGGCCGGGTGGTGACGCCGAGCCGGGACCTGCTTGATTCCCTCCAGATGCACTACGGCCCGCTGACCGCCGCGGAGGTCATCCCCCATGCCCGGCGCGCGGACCGGGTGCCGCCCCGCTCGGAGCGGGAGCCCTTCATCCTCAGCGTGGGCAGTCCGTGGGACGCCGCGAAGAATGTCGCCGTGCTGGACGCCGCCGCGCCCCGCCTGGGTTGGCCGGTGCGGCTCGCGGGAGACGCGCGCCATCCCTCCGAGCGGAAGGCGGAGCCGCGCCACCTTCAGTGGATGGGGCACCTGGAGCCGCATGTCCTGGCGGAGTGGATGTCGCGCGCATCCATCTATGTGCTACCGGCCCGGTACGCGCCCTTTGGCCTCACCGCGCTGGAGGCGGCCCTGTCCGGCTGCGCGCTGGTGCTGGGCGATATCCCGGCGCTGCGCGAGGTGTGGGGAGATGGGGCCGCGTGCTTCGTGCCTCCGGACGACGTGGACGCCCTGGTGGAGACGCTGGAGCGGCTGCGCGAGGACACCGGGCTGCGCACCCGGCTGGCCCTGCGCGCGCGGGCCTGGGCGCTGACGTACACGCCCCGGCGGATGGCCAGCCGCTATCTCTCCGCCTACGCCAGCCTCATCGGCACGCGGGATGCGCTGTCTCCAGCGGGCACCCCCACGCAATGA
- a CDS encoding GNAT family N-acetyltransferase produces MEILRATPSEHTLLRNLYPLYLHDLSEFGVDYAMDEQGRWRPDFLPTWLVPAPEVHPLLLRWEGRVVGFAFVGQSPFPYMTPGRDFRMSEFFILRNERRSGLGRLAARAVFDLFPGIWELSQLPRNRPAIAFWRSVIDEYTGGAFEDTFIDGSPAQVFDSRQRVAPAQGR; encoded by the coding sequence ATGGAGATTCTCCGAGCGACTCCGTCCGAGCACACGCTGCTTCGAAACCTCTACCCGCTCTACCTCCACGACCTGAGCGAGTTCGGCGTCGACTACGCCATGGACGAGCAGGGGCGCTGGCGGCCGGACTTCCTGCCCACGTGGCTGGTTCCCGCCCCCGAGGTCCATCCCCTGCTGCTGCGCTGGGAGGGCCGCGTCGTGGGCTTCGCCTTCGTGGGGCAGTCCCCCTTCCCCTACATGACGCCTGGACGCGACTTCCGGATGAGCGAGTTCTTCATCCTCCGAAACGAGCGGCGCAGCGGCCTGGGCCGGCTCGCGGCCAGGGCCGTGTTCGACCTCTTCCCCGGCATCTGGGAGCTGTCCCAGCTGCCGCGCAACCGCCCCGCCATCGCCTTCTGGCGCAGCGTCATCGACGAGTACACGGGGGGCGCCTTCGAGGACACCTTCATCGATGGCTCACCCGCGCAGGTCTTCGACAGCCGGCAGCGCGTGGCGCCCGCGCAGGGACGGTAG
- a CDS encoding peroxiredoxin codes for MLVPLLVAGFFSGAIPQAGETAPDFTAKDSAGNVYTLSEMVKKGPVILAFFPKAFTGGCTRELKAYRDRYADVEKAQGQVLAISMDDAETLTRFKAELKAPFPFIPDPEGKVVSAYDVKMPLLSAPKRYTFVVGEGLKILKVESGSDAINPHGAIVACPLRKPAGADAKAPDSGTK; via the coding sequence ATGCTCGTGCCATTGCTCGTTGCGGGATTCTTCAGCGGTGCCATTCCCCAGGCCGGAGAGACAGCGCCGGACTTCACGGCGAAGGACTCCGCGGGGAACGTCTATACGTTGTCGGAGATGGTGAAGAAGGGCCCCGTCATCCTGGCCTTCTTCCCCAAGGCCTTCACGGGAGGCTGCACCCGCGAGCTCAAGGCGTACCGGGACCGTTACGCGGACGTGGAGAAGGCGCAGGGGCAGGTGCTGGCCATCAGCATGGATGACGCGGAGACGCTCACGCGCTTCAAGGCCGAGCTGAAGGCGCCTTTCCCGTTCATCCCCGACCCGGAAGGCAAGGTCGTCTCCGCCTATGACGTGAAGATGCCGCTGCTGTCGGCGCCGAAGCGGTACACGTTCGTCGTGGGTGAGGGCCTGAAGATTCTCAAGGTCGAGTCCGGCAGCGACGCCATCAACCCGCACGGAGCGATTGTCGCGTGCCCGCTGCGCAAACCGGCCGGCGCGGACGCGAAGGCGCCGGATTCGGGAACGAAGTAG
- a CDS encoding amidohydrolase family protein, translated as MGTVLKGGYVVELEPALVERVDLRIEGERIVARGPDLTPGPDDEVVALSGKLVFPGLVSAHHRLYAVLGRGMPRPPLETYQDILEQVAWPYENALDLDAVQVAGCAGGLEALQCGTTTVCDLHSSPKAISGSLVRLARGLHEVGVRGVLAYAVSDRQGALGREEGLEETVSFAKKAKGRFRGQVGAAPCFTLGPDALSGLAEALKALGDGGLHLPLAEDPLDERLSNENYGASPVSRLLEAGLLSPKSQLAHVGHLDWADLAQVIATGAWLVHTPRANQGLEVGYAPALKFGARATLGADGVSADLFAEAQAAYLRSREAGQPIDVLRYLANGHRMASQIFDASVGPMREGSLADLLILDYLPATPLTAENLAWHVVFGLGSRHVEAVMVDGVWRMWARRPLSVSPSVVAEQAREAASAVWARMAEAAKK; from the coding sequence TTGGGCACAGTCCTCAAGGGTGGTTACGTCGTCGAACTGGAGCCGGCGCTGGTCGAGCGCGTGGACCTGCGCATCGAAGGAGAGCGAATCGTCGCCCGCGGGCCGGACCTGACGCCGGGCCCGGATGACGAAGTCGTGGCGCTGTCGGGCAAGCTCGTCTTCCCGGGGCTGGTGAGCGCGCACCACCGCCTGTACGCGGTGCTGGGCCGTGGCATGCCACGCCCGCCGCTGGAGACCTACCAGGACATCCTCGAGCAGGTGGCCTGGCCGTATGAGAACGCGCTCGACCTGGACGCCGTGCAGGTGGCGGGCTGTGCCGGAGGGCTGGAGGCGCTTCAGTGCGGCACCACCACCGTGTGCGATTTGCACTCGTCGCCCAAGGCGATTTCGGGCTCGCTGGTGCGGCTGGCCCGCGGGCTCCATGAGGTGGGCGTGCGTGGCGTGCTCGCCTACGCGGTGTCCGACCGCCAGGGGGCGCTCGGTCGCGAGGAGGGGCTGGAGGAGACGGTCAGCTTCGCGAAGAAGGCGAAGGGGCGCTTCCGGGGGCAGGTGGGCGCGGCGCCGTGCTTCACGCTCGGGCCGGATGCGCTGTCGGGCTTGGCGGAGGCGCTGAAGGCGCTGGGCGATGGCGGCCTGCACCTGCCGTTGGCGGAGGACCCGCTCGACGAGCGCCTGTCCAACGAGAACTACGGTGCCTCGCCGGTGTCCCGGTTGCTGGAGGCGGGCCTGCTGTCGCCCAAGAGCCAGCTGGCGCACGTGGGCCACCTGGACTGGGCGGACCTGGCGCAGGTGATTGCCACCGGTGCGTGGCTGGTGCACACGCCGCGCGCCAACCAGGGGCTGGAGGTGGGGTACGCGCCGGCGCTGAAGTTCGGGGCCCGGGCCACGCTGGGCGCGGATGGCGTGTCGGCGGACCTGTTCGCGGAGGCGCAGGCGGCGTACCTGCGCTCACGTGAGGCGGGGCAGCCCATCGATGTGCTGCGCTACCTGGCCAACGGGCACCGCATGGCGTCGCAGATTTTCGACGCGTCGGTGGGGCCCATGCGCGAGGGCTCGCTCGCGGACCTGCTCATCCTGGACTACCTGCCGGCCACGCCGCTGACGGCGGAGAACCTGGCCTGGCACGTGGTGTTCGGTCTGGGCAGCCGGCACGTGGAGGCGGTGATGGTGGATGGCGTGTGGCGCATGTGGGCCCGCCGGCCGCTGTCGGTGAGTCCCTCCGTGGTGGCGGAGCAGGCGCGCGAGGCCGCGTCGGCGGTGTGGGCGCGGATGGCGGAGGCGGCGAAGAAGTAG
- a CDS encoding serine/threonine-protein kinase → MEPEQNPYQVGRYRLSARIATGGMAEVYLGRRVEDDGSRGPSVAVKRLMPHLASDRRVVQMFLNEARITAQVRHPNVVTIIELGMEGTEPFIAMELLEGRSFAELRQEAAEHGHRVPLGITLRVLVEACRGLDAAHRAVDEAGRPLRIVHRDFTPDNIHVGVNGAVKVIDFGIAKADALGSGTEPGILKGKFFYMSPEMIAGKPVDHRADLFAAGVMLYEQLCGRRPFTGLSADEVLGRIAEGRPKPPTAFDPSVPTALELVCLTALAREPAARFDSLEAFIAAIESIGGAAEMATPEQLAAYVDSLFPPDRDPKRLALRRARLADPSHGSTPAPHTRPILGVVDAPTAWPQVSRTTNPDASTVAGATRKAPAGTLPPTPGAEHTPSRRRSRLVPLFAGVLALGAVGAGATWFLTRPAAPPAERLTRAESATTADAKAAALEGLASDDRASAEELSRAGALLLEAGAHAQALTLADGFVARFPKDIEAHLIAARAATELRLGKRAERALEEATALAPKDLRPPLALAELRERQGDIPGALAALATVHARKPGSSEVTPRYGLLLSQSGRLDEAASVLSAWTRAHDDAASLAELGFVRFRQQRVDEAATLLKRAIRKAPKLAVAHYYLGAVLFRQGDTAGAERAYVEADRLSPEDPRALASRCQLHAHTGNTAGVTEVKRVLSERFPTRAEALAAECVAVK, encoded by the coding sequence TTGGAGCCGGAGCAGAACCCCTATCAGGTGGGTCGCTACCGACTGTCCGCGCGAATCGCGACAGGCGGCATGGCGGAGGTGTACCTGGGCCGCCGCGTCGAGGACGACGGCAGCCGTGGGCCCTCGGTCGCGGTGAAGCGCTTGATGCCGCACCTCGCCTCGGACCGGCGCGTGGTGCAGATGTTCCTCAACGAGGCCCGCATCACCGCGCAGGTGCGGCACCCCAACGTCGTCACCATCATCGAGCTGGGCATGGAGGGCACCGAGCCCTTCATCGCCATGGAGCTGCTGGAGGGACGTTCGTTCGCCGAGCTGCGCCAGGAGGCCGCCGAGCACGGACACCGCGTGCCGCTGGGCATCACCCTGCGCGTGCTGGTGGAGGCCTGCCGGGGCCTGGACGCGGCGCACCGCGCCGTGGATGAAGCGGGCCGGCCGCTGCGCATCGTCCACCGCGACTTCACGCCCGACAACATCCACGTGGGTGTGAATGGCGCGGTGAAGGTCATCGACTTCGGCATCGCCAAGGCGGACGCGCTGGGCTCGGGCACGGAGCCCGGCATCCTCAAGGGCAAGTTCTTCTACATGTCGCCGGAGATGATTGCCGGCAAGCCGGTAGACCACCGCGCCGACCTGTTCGCCGCGGGCGTCATGCTCTACGAGCAGCTCTGTGGCCGCCGGCCCTTCACCGGCCTGTCCGCCGACGAGGTGCTGGGCCGCATCGCGGAGGGACGCCCCAAGCCGCCCACCGCCTTCGACCCGTCCGTGCCCACCGCGCTGGAGCTGGTGTGCCTCACCGCGCTGGCCCGCGAGCCGGCCGCGCGCTTCGACAGCCTGGAAGCCTTCATCGCCGCCATCGAGTCGATTGGTGGCGCCGCGGAGATGGCCACGCCCGAGCAGTTGGCCGCCTACGTGGATTCGCTCTTCCCTCCGGACCGCGACCCCAAGCGACTGGCCCTGCGGCGCGCGCGGCTCGCAGACCCGTCCCACGGAAGTACGCCGGCGCCCCACACCCGGCCCATCCTGGGTGTGGTCGACGCGCCCACCGCGTGGCCCCAGGTCTCGCGGACCACGAATCCCGACGCGTCGACGGTGGCGGGCGCCACGCGGAAGGCACCCGCGGGCACGCTCCCACCGACGCCAGGAGCCGAGCACACCCCGAGCAGGCGACGCTCGCGCCTGGTCCCACTCTTCGCGGGAGTGCTCGCACTGGGCGCGGTGGGCGCGGGTGCGACGTGGTTCCTCACGCGTCCCGCAGCGCCCCCCGCCGAGCGCCTGACCCGGGCGGAGTCCGCCACCACGGCGGATGCGAAGGCGGCAGCCCTGGAGGGACTGGCGTCGGATGACCGGGCGAGCGCGGAGGAGCTGAGCCGGGCGGGCGCGCTGCTGCTGGAAGCCGGCGCGCACGCGCAGGCCCTGACCCTGGCCGATGGCTTCGTGGCGCGCTTTCCCAAGGACATCGAGGCGCACCTCATCGCCGCGCGCGCCGCCACGGAGCTGCGACTGGGCAAGCGGGCCGAGCGCGCCCTCGAGGAGGCCACCGCGCTGGCCCCCAAGGACCTCCGTCCGCCGCTGGCGCTGGCCGAGTTGCGCGAGCGTCAGGGGGACATCCCGGGCGCGCTGGCCGCGCTGGCCACGGTCCATGCCCGGAAGCCCGGCTCCTCGGAGGTGACGCCACGCTACGGCCTGCTGCTCTCGCAGAGTGGCCGGCTGGATGAAGCCGCCAGCGTGCTCTCCGCGTGGACACGCGCCCACGATGACGCCGCGAGCCTCGCCGAGCTGGGCTTCGTGCGCTTCCGACAGCAGCGCGTGGACGAGGCCGCCACCCTGCTCAAGCGCGCGATTCGGAAGGCGCCCAAACTCGCCGTGGCGCACTACTACCTGGGGGCCGTGCTCTTCCGGCAAGGCGACACCGCGGGAGCCGAGCGTGCCTACGTCGAAGCGGACCGGCTCTCTCCCGAGGACCCACGAGCGCTGGCCTCCCGCTGCCAGCTCCACGCCCACACCGGCAACACAGCGGGTGTCACCGAGGTGAAGCGCGTGTTGTCCGAGCGCTTCCCGACGCGCGCGGAGGCGCTGGCCGCGGAGTGCGTCGCGGTGAAATGA
- a CDS encoding alpha/beta hydrolase family esterase: protein MRFRRTRLVLGVLLAGVTACSSSDTSRRPTEDAGIVPPPTGEEPTVPERTACTGLTVGPGTYDWTVEHDGRTRHYRVHVPPGYDATRPTAAVVAFHGLGSNEVEMEGLMRLSTLADTEGFLAVYPRGLGASEIYHQGTDGTYRGWNAGACCGPAWTAKVDDVGFVDTLLSDLDTRVCVDTRRTFATGFSNGGFFSYQLACQRASRFAAIAPVAGMEGATPCNPSRPVPVLHMHGTADPVIRYQGGSNLGPFGGTYPSAEESVRHWAERNGCTGPTVETYQQGDSTCTAATGCSPESATASLCTVQGGQHTWPGFTDFNHGGTPHLDATREAWKFFQTRPRP, encoded by the coding sequence ATGCGCTTTCGCAGAACCCGCCTCGTCCTCGGGGTCCTGCTCGCCGGTGTCACGGCGTGCTCGTCCTCGGACACCTCCCGCCGGCCCACGGAGGATGCCGGCATCGTCCCGCCGCCCACCGGCGAGGAGCCCACGGTGCCGGAGCGCACGGCCTGCACCGGCCTCACGGTGGGGCCCGGCACCTACGACTGGACGGTGGAGCACGACGGGCGCACCCGCCACTACCGCGTCCACGTCCCCCCGGGCTACGACGCCACCCGGCCCACCGCCGCCGTGGTGGCCTTCCACGGCCTCGGCTCCAACGAGGTGGAGATGGAGGGGCTGATGCGCCTGTCCACGCTGGCCGACACGGAGGGCTTCCTCGCCGTGTATCCCCGGGGCCTCGGCGCCTCCGAAATCTATCACCAGGGGACTGACGGCACCTACCGGGGGTGGAACGCGGGCGCGTGCTGTGGCCCCGCCTGGACGGCCAAGGTCGATGACGTGGGCTTCGTGGACACGTTGCTTTCGGACCTGGACACGCGCGTGTGCGTGGACACGCGCCGGACCTTCGCCACGGGCTTCTCCAACGGCGGCTTCTTCTCGTACCAACTGGCCTGCCAGCGCGCGAGCCGCTTCGCCGCCATCGCCCCCGTGGCGGGCATGGAGGGCGCCACGCCCTGCAACCCGTCACGCCCCGTACCGGTGCTGCACATGCACGGCACCGCCGACCCGGTCATCCGCTACCAGGGAGGCAGCAACCTGGGCCCCTTCGGTGGCACCTACCCGTCCGCCGAAGAGTCCGTGCGCCACTGGGCCGAGCGCAACGGCTGTACGGGCCCCACCGTGGAGACGTACCAGCAGGGCGACAGCACCTGCACCGCCGCCACCGGATGCAGCCCGGAGTCCGCCACCGCGTCCCTGTGCACGGTGCAGGGCGGCCAGCACACCTGGCCCGGCTTCACGGACTTCAACCACGGCGGCACGCCCCACCTGGACGCCACGCGGGAAGCGTGGAAGTTCTTCCAGACACGTCCCCGGCCCTGA
- a CDS encoding carbohydrate deacetylase, protein MHSRALIINADDLGYDPAVTRGILRSMREGVVSSATFMVNTPFSEAAAREARGLSIGLHLNLARGTPVWSGFPRELLGEDGGFVEARAGSLPADVVEAEAFAQIARLAGLLGQPATHVDVHKHLHLHAGVLEGLARAARSVGVPVRSINAEMRRTLRAQGVATNAHFVGDAGAEAYWTLERFASELSALPQDGVIELMCHPGYRPETLKSGYSAQREVELETFLHPQAREVLARAGIVPVDFRVLTSGS, encoded by the coding sequence ATGCATTCACGCGCCCTCATCATCAACGCCGACGACCTGGGCTACGACCCGGCCGTCACGCGCGGCATCCTCCGGTCCATGCGCGAGGGCGTCGTCTCGTCGGCCACCTTCATGGTGAACACGCCCTTCTCCGAGGCCGCCGCGCGCGAGGCCCGGGGCCTCTCCATCGGCCTGCACCTCAACCTCGCCCGGGGCACGCCCGTGTGGAGCGGCTTCCCGCGCGAGCTGCTCGGTGAGGACGGCGGCTTCGTGGAGGCGCGCGCGGGCAGCCTGCCGGCGGACGTGGTGGAGGCGGAGGCCTTCGCCCAGATCGCTCGGCTCGCGGGCCTGCTGGGCCAGCCGGCCACCCACGTGGACGTGCACAAGCACCTGCACCTGCACGCGGGGGTATTGGAGGGCCTGGCCCGGGCGGCGCGAAGCGTGGGCGTCCCGGTGCGCTCCATCAACGCGGAGATGCGGCGCACGCTGCGGGCCCAGGGCGTCGCCACCAACGCGCACTTCGTGGGTGACGCGGGCGCGGAGGCGTACTGGACGTTGGAGCGCTTCGCGTCGGAGCTCTCCGCCCTGCCCCAGGACGGCGTCATCGAGCTGATGTGCCACCCGGGCTACCGGCCGGAGACGCTGAAGAGCGGCTACTCGGCCCAGCGAGAGGTCGAGCTGGAGACCTTCCTCCACCCCCAGGCGCGCGAAGTCCTGGCCCGGGCGGGAATCGTCCCGGTGGACTTCCGCGTGCTCACGTCCGGGAGCTGA